The following is a genomic window from Carassius gibelio isolate Cgi1373 ecotype wild population from Czech Republic chromosome B7, carGib1.2-hapl.c, whole genome shotgun sequence.
CAGAGACTCAGTGGTTTGGGACAATGTATAATACTTGTTTCAATGAATGAATGGCAATAACTTTACAGCTATTTTCCTGTTTTCATTCATAATCTCAATGTGATTTTAATGGAAACTCAGTTGGCCTTCCTTTTCTGGCAAGTACTTCATGACACTTATAATGTAAGTCCTTCCAGTCAGCGGTAGTGTCGTGATCAGGTTCCTGCAGGTTTTGTTTCAATCATCTTTATGAGGGTCTCGGCAGGGAAATGACGTGTGTTGTGGTATATAAGTGATTCTGAGTGCAGTTTTAATTGATCCCGTATTTTAGGAAACATTTTACATTGAACATGATTAATGTAAAACGTTTTTGACGTTTAAATTCGTCCTATACAGTGTATTGCACTTATTGTAATTCTATCCTTTCACTCTTTGAAAAGTGGCACTGGATAATGCTTCCAGGTAATTAGAGAAACTATTTTCATGCATTCTGATAACAAATGTGCACTCCGTTCTGGAATTAACTCAAGGGTTATTCGTAAAGCAACTAAATGGAAAATACACTGCTTTATTTCCTGCACAATGTATTTGTACTGTACTGGATTTTAGAAAGGAAATCCCTTTTGTTCGGGCATGATTTCTACTTTTGTGCATTCTTAAATTATTAGTGGCTGACTAATAGCTACGTATAAGCAATCAGTGACATAATGACTAATAACTATAGCAGTGTAataaactgacacacacacacacacaccgcttaACTTATCCAGAAACACCTCTCAAATGTCCACCTTAAAAACAACCCACATGTGAGGAAACTTTCACTTCCATCAGCATCTCCATCCATCAACATGCATTCAATTCAAACCTCTTCAAAAAGGTATTTTTATGTGTCAGGAGTCACTGCTATGGTTTCTGGGCCCTTttaattattaacttattttCTAAGTAGATGTTTTTAGAAAAGTCATTGGTCAGTTTTCTCAAGGCATTACAGACTTGTCTACATGCACGCCATCTGCTGGACAGATATCATCATAAAAAGCTGGACATAAAAAGTTAGAAGGGCCAGAAATATTACAAATGCCCAAGAAGAGTCCACGATCCCCCAATAATAATGCACTGTTGGACTGTCAAataaatcccggacgagcccccacttTGTTGCGGCTAACTCAGAGCCATGACAAGCGATAGGAGAACATGCCACAAACAAAAGACACAAAAGTTAAATTTATTGTGAATCCAACACAAGTGTAAACAACAAAACCCAAATATGGGGTGTGTGAATGTCAATATCAGTAGTGTAGGGCAAACGCATGGATGTATGATGTGTATGAGTGCAAGTGTTTAGTGTAACAGAAGACataaacttaaactcaaatgtgCATCAGTGAAGAATGCTGGCGTCCCGAGCGAGGCATGGACCTGAACAGGTCAAACGAGCAGCGTTCAAGCTTTTAGCCACCGAAACAGAGCAGGAAGAATGCGAGGAATCCAGCAGCGAACCTcctatttaaacaattattaataataataataataataatcttgccaGATGGCCAATCTACCCATGGTCCACATGCTTACAATAAACTGAGAACCATACCTGCATCTTCTTCCGGATGTTTGTACAATGGAGCTAATTTCATGCCAAATGTTGCTGGAATGTTTTATCACGGAGTTTAACTGCATGATAATTCACGTTGCGAGGGCGCCACCTGCTGGACAGAGAGCCACCCAACATGACCATATGATGATAATCAAATACATCAAATCTGGACAGTGACGTATGTGTTCATGTATAAAGAGATCAAATATGGCAAAGACTTTAGTGTACACTTATAGGAAAATAACTAAAATGCAATGAGAGATTCAGCTGTTGTCATGCAGGCCAAGATTAGTCCATATACTCTTGTGAGAAGAATAAAAAGAGACCCACACACATAGGAGATCTGACTgaggaatattttattattattgacaaaatatatattataataaaataacggCTGTATGTTCATATAATGcagagagaattaaaaaaaaaatcctatgcaTTAAAATATAGATCTTAGATTACTAAAATGGGTCTCCTACAGCTGTTCTCCTTTTAAGCATTTGGGTTAATATCTTTCAATGCatcttgtaattaattaataacagtaTTCCATATTATTTTTGCAACAAACTAAATCGCAAACAATAAAAccaacatgtttaaaaaataatatagtcTGAGATTGATAGCAGTTACCTGAAATGATgtgaaaaacagcacaaacaaaaaTCTGACTCTTTATTGTACCAAAATTCTATTGATATGTGACTTGcataataatttggaacacaGTGTATAAGGAGAATAATCCTGTAGTGTTTTAATCAAATACGTAAACTTCTTTTCGACCGAAGAAAGAACGACGTAAACATCTTGGATTATAtggcggggggtggggggggggggggtatcaggaaatgttgatttgaaagtaaaataaacctttaaattgtCAGTTGTTGAGTTAATTTAAGATAAACCCACATGCATAATTTAGACAACACTCATGTCATCTTTGCAATAAACAGACTaatcacacatatattatataaaaaaaaaacactagtctGTTCCCGCTTCAGTACATTCGTTTGtctcttttttaaaaagtttgtgTTGATGTTTCTTTGCCTTTTTCACCGCACCTTTGGCATTCTCATAGTTGAGTTTTGCGGTATTCTTTATAGCGTCAGACACCGAGTCCGTTTCTTCTGCGGCTTTGCATCCGGTGACTCCTCCCCCAATCGCTCCGGCGAGAGCGGCGACAGCGACCCCCGCAGCTGCAGCGATACCGGAACCAGCCACTCCGACCCCAGCCCCGGCCCCCGCAGCGATGATCCCCGCCTTCACCGCCACTGCTCCCGCCACTATCCCTGTGACTCCCTCGGCCCCGGCTACGGTTCCGGCTTCTACTACTCCGGCAACATTGGCGGCTTTCAGTAAAGACACGACGGAGGCCACAGCGACCCCGATGCCTAGAAACGCACCGGTAAGTGTCCCTGTGGTCACTCCTGCCAGCTTAACCAGAAGCTTTTTGTGCACTATCTTTTTGGCCTCTTCGCGCCTCTCTTCTGGTGACATATTGACCTCTTTTATGTTCTTCATCTCATCTTGAATCTCCTCCTCCACTATCTGAAGCAGCTCGTTGGTGTAGCAGGTGTTCTTGTCCTTCAGCTTCTGCTCGATGGTCTCCAGCAGGTTCTTCACCTGGACTCTGTTGCTCCTGTATCCCATTTGACGGGTTCTCCAGTATTTGCTGTCGATGACGTGACAGCGGCCTCCACATTTATCAACCAGCTCCTGTAGCTTCGGACTTATCTTGACAAACTCCTCGATGGTTTGTCCTTCCAGCTGTTCTCCGTGAGTGAATAAAACCACTGAGTGATTGAAGGTGTCTTCTCCACAATACTCCATGATTTTATCCACGACCTCCATCTCTTGTCCCGTGTATCTCCCCACCTTCAGGACGATGGTGAACATGTCTGGACCCGGAGAGCTTTCGATCACAGAGCGAATGATCTCAGATTTGATGGCCTCCTCATCCAGACCGGTGTCGAAGAGTCCAGGCGTGTCAATAACGGTGATCTTTTTGCCGTGGACCTTGCGGTCTCCACTGACACATTCAGTCGTCACTGATTCAGGAGAAGCTTTGCTCTTGAAGACTTGTTGTTTGAGAATCATATTCCCGGCGCTGCTCTTACCATCTCCGGTTTTCCCAAGAAGCACAATCCTTTTCTCAGGCAGAGAGTCAGAAGCttttggaaaaaaagaaagaaaaaaataagttgttAATAAAGGATCTTACCTATTTAATGAGGTCTACAGATCTATATTAATTCTTGAAAATGTAGCCATAATATGGAAGTAAATATCTGTCATTTGAAAAAAAGCATGCTttttattatgagataaaaatattaacttatGACATATGCCATAATGTTGACATAAAAGTCATGAATATGCCACTGACATACTAAGTcatgattatttaaattatgagatatcaaaatgatgaaaaagtCTTACTTGGCATAGTAGGTCAAAGTTAtagataaaaagttgaaattgaagttggatattataaaaaataactcgTACAATGTTAAAATT
Proteins encoded in this region:
- the LOC127961533 gene encoding GTPase IMAP family member 7-like isoform X5, with translation MGASDSLPEKRIVLLGKTGDGKSSAGNMILKQQVFKSKASPESVTTECVSGDRKVHGKKITVIDTPGLFDTGLDEEAIKSEIIRSVIESSPGPDMFTIVLKVGRYTGQEMEVVDKIMEYCGEDTFNHSVVLFTHGEQLEGQTIEEFVKISPKLQELVDKCGGRCHVIDSKYWRTRQMGYRSNRVQVKNLLETIEQKLKDKNTCYTNELLQIVEEEIQDEMKNIKEVNMSPEERREEAKKIVHKKLLVKLAGVTTGTLTGAFLGIGVAVASVVSLLKAANVAGVVEAGTVAGAEGVTGIVAGAVAVKAGIIAAGAGAGVGVAGSGIAAAAGVAVAALAGAIGGGVTGCKAAEETDSVSDAIKNTAKLNYENAKGAVKKAKKHQHKLFKKETNECTEAGTD